CTCCGCCGGCTTCGAGTGGGACGACGACTTGAAGTCGAAGTTCATAACCGGCACCGTCCCTTACCCGAACTCACCGCCATTCAACCGAGGCGACGGCTTGAAGATGGCGATGGCGTTAGGCGCCGATCTCGCCAACATGGGCGAAGTCTGGAACTACCCGTCGATTATCATCCCCGGCGAGACCTACGAAGGTCGCCCGCTCTCCAGAGGCATTAAAGCCGAGCGTGCCGGTCCCCACGTCATCTGGGTGAACGCTCGCGGTCAACGCTTCGTCAACGAGGCTGCCAACTACAACTCCGTGGGTAAGGCCTTCTTCACCATGGACACCAGTGGGCCCAACTACCGCAACCTGCCGGCGTGGGCCGTGCTTGATCAGCAATTCCGCAGCCGCTACATCGTCGGCACGGCGACTCCGGACGACCCTGACCCCGACTGGCTACCTCGCGCTGACTCGCTTCGCGGACTAGCTGAGCAGCTGGGAATCGACCCGGACGGGCTTGAAGAGACAGTCGAGCGCTGGAATACGTTTGTACGCGCCGGTCGCGATCGCGACTTCGGCCGCGGCGACAGCGCCTTCGATCGATATCAAGGCGACCATAAGGCGCCCCACCCCACCTTGGGCACGATCGAGGAACCGCCATTCTATAGTCTGTCGCTTCAACCTGGGGCGCTAGGCACCAAAGGTGGTCCACGCACCAATGCCAGCGCCCAGGTGCTGGACGTGGAGGGTCAACCCATCAACGGCCTCTACGCCGCCGGCAACGTGGCGGCGAGCATTACCGGCCCGAGCTACTACGGCGTCGGCTCCACGCTGGGCCCTGTTATGACGTGGGGCTACATAGCCGGCAAGGCGGCGGCAGGCCCCGGGGATTAAACCCTGCCAACAACAGGAGAAGTGCATGGCAGCCACAACGCAGCGCGAACTCGCGGTCAACAAGGACATTGATTCCGTTTGGAACTTCGTCAGCGACATGAGCAATTGGGCGAGCAAAATGCCAGGCTACCAATCGCACGAGATCATTAGCGACGACGACTCAGCATGGACACTAAACGTCGACCTTGGGCCCTTCCAACGCTCCATCGTGGTCGACGTACACGTGGTTAGTTGGGACTCTCCCACTGGTGTGGTTTTCAACATCAAGGGGCGCTACGAACCGTTCACCGGCGGTGGCACCTACAGGGCGGAACCAGCCGGTACCGGCACCATGATCGTGCTCGATTTCAGCGCTCAACCCGGCGGATCTATGGCCACGATGATTACCCCGTTGGTGGGCCCAGTACTCGAGCGCATCGCCGACCAGTTCTCCAGTAACCTGGCCCAAGAGCTGGATGGCAAGGTCGTAGAGGGAGCGCCGGCGAAAACTAAAACCACAACCCGACGCGGTCTGTTCAAGCGTCTCGCGCAGAAGATCCGCGCATGGCTAAGGTCGCTACGCGCTGGCTAGCGTTGTGACCCGAGTCCAACGCAAACAATGAACACCCCCCGTGACGGTGGGAAATTCTGCACCCTCGGGACAGTTAAGCACCCTTCCTGGCAACTGGCCTGCTTCATTTGGGCTTTAGGTGGTTGCCTCTACCTTATAGGTTTTTTTCACCGAGTTGCTCCGGCCGCCATCAGCAGCGATTTAATGCGCGATCTCGGAATCGGCGCGGCGATGCTGGGGAACTTGTCGGCGCTATACTTCTACAGCTATGCCTTCATGCAACTGCCGACCGGGCTACTGGCGGATCGCTGGGGGCCACGTCGGCTGCTCACGATTGGCGCGCTGCTAACCGCAGTGGGTTCGGTTTTATTTGCCCTCGCGCCCACGCTTTGGCTTGCCGGCCTGGGTCGCTTGCTGATAGGCGGAGCCACCGCTGTAGCCTTCGTCGGGATGATTAAACTGGCCAGTCATTGGATGGCGCCAGAGCGATTCGCCCTGGCTGCCGGTATGGCGCTCTTGATCGGTGTGATGGGGGCGTTGGGCGGCGGAATACCGTTGGCGGCATTGAGTGAGGTGTACGATTGGCGGTGGCTCCTCGCTGCAGTAGGTGGCGCCACCCTCTTACTTGCCGCCATAATCTGGTTCATTGTTCGCGACGATCCCGCTGAGCGGGGTTACCGCAGCTATGCGTCGCGGCGTGCGGGTGAGCCGATCAGCCTGATCGCTGGCTTAAAGGTGGTCGCGGCGGCTCGCAACAGCTGGCTACTAAGCGTGGGGGCAGGTGGCGTATGCGGCGCGGTGCTTACTTTCGGAGGGCTGTGGGGTGTTCCTTTTCTGGCAACACACTACGGTATGTCAACCACCGCGGCCTCCGGCTACTGCTCCGCCATGCTGCTGTCTTTCGCAGTGGGCGGGCCACTGCTGGGCGGCTTGTCGGACCGCCTGGGCCGCCGCAAACCTTTCTACTTCGCCGCCCTGTCTAGCTCGCTGCCGGCTTGGCTAGCGCTTATCCTATTGCCCGAGTTGCCTCCTTTGATTCTGCTCCTGTGTGTAGTTGCTGCCGGATTCGGCTGCGGTGGAGCCATGATCATCACCTTCGCGCATGCCCGCGAATCCGTACCCTCCCAAGTTAGTGGCACTATGTCCGGGCTGATCAATATGGGCGCCGTGCTGGGACCTATGATCCTGCAACCGGCCATAGGCTGGATCCTGGACAACATTTCTGGTGTATGGAGCGTCGGCGGACAGCGTATGTACGACTTGGAAGCTTATCGCGTAGGCTTCTCGCTGATCGTCGGTTGGATAGTCCTCGCGCTCATCCTGTTCGCCCTGAGCCATGAAACATACGGTAAACAGTCACAGTGTTCGAATCGTCTGTGAGCGCCAAGCGCATCAAAAATTTCGGCTGTGCAGCTTTGGCTGATGGTCTATCTGGATAGCCGCGAAGTCCACCTTCAAAGGTGCCGTGCGCTATACTCTGGAGCGCTGGCAGGCGCTGAAGCGCTGCCGTGACAACCGCTGCATCGAGATCGACAACAACGCTGTCGAGCGGAGGCAGTCCAGTTATGGTCCTTGACCTTCAACGAAATCTCGATGGCGCAAGGTGACCACAACGCC
This window of the Natronocella acetinitrilica genome carries:
- a CDS encoding FAD-dependent oxidoreductase; protein product: MKRDPEIDVLVVGSGAAGLTAAILAHDQGSRVLVLECSDKVGGTTAVSGGGIWIPNNHHMHEVGASDSRQEALAYCKAMTMGRADESLVETFIDTAPEMLRYLEEHTPLHFTPLTTPDYHPEERGGKLRGRSVEPAPFAAGRLGAWRDKLRQPSMMSFSMTLQEVFETYQAFYRPWDVPQDLMVERMEQDLVTLGQALAGSLLSAVLEREIPIRLDARAQELIIHDGRVAGVRLDKGEQVLAERAVVLASAGFEWDDDLKSKFITGTVPYPNSPPFNRGDGLKMAMALGADLANMGEVWNYPSIIIPGETYEGRPLSRGIKAERAGPHVIWVNARGQRFVNEAANYNSVGKAFFTMDTSGPNYRNLPAWAVLDQQFRSRYIVGTATPDDPDPDWLPRADSLRGLAEQLGIDPDGLEETVERWNTFVRAGRDRDFGRGDSAFDRYQGDHKAPHPTLGTIEEPPFYSLSLQPGALGTKGGPRTNASAQVLDVEGQPINGLYAAGNVAASITGPSYYGVGSTLGPVMTWGYIAGKAAAGPGD
- a CDS encoding CoxG family protein: MAATTQRELAVNKDIDSVWNFVSDMSNWASKMPGYQSHEIISDDDSAWTLNVDLGPFQRSIVVDVHVVSWDSPTGVVFNIKGRYEPFTGGGTYRAEPAGTGTMIVLDFSAQPGGSMATMITPLVGPVLERIADQFSSNLAQELDGKVVEGAPAKTKTTTRRGLFKRLAQKIRAWLRSLRAG
- a CDS encoding MFS transporter; this translates as MNTPRDGGKFCTLGTVKHPSWQLACFIWALGGCLYLIGFFHRVAPAAISSDLMRDLGIGAAMLGNLSALYFYSYAFMQLPTGLLADRWGPRRLLTIGALLTAVGSVLFALAPTLWLAGLGRLLIGGATAVAFVGMIKLASHWMAPERFALAAGMALLIGVMGALGGGIPLAALSEVYDWRWLLAAVGGATLLLAAIIWFIVRDDPAERGYRSYASRRAGEPISLIAGLKVVAAARNSWLLSVGAGGVCGAVLTFGGLWGVPFLATHYGMSTTAASGYCSAMLLSFAVGGPLLGGLSDRLGRRKPFYFAALSSSLPAWLALILLPELPPLILLLCVVAAGFGCGGAMIITFAHARESVPSQVSGTMSGLINMGAVLGPMILQPAIGWILDNISGVWSVGGQRMYDLEAYRVGFSLIVGWIVLALILFALSHETYGKQSQCSNRL
- a CDS encoding IS66 family transposase produces the protein MAAKSTFKGAVRYTLERWQALKRCRDNRCIEIDNNAVERRQSSYGP